In the genome of Xenopus laevis strain J_2021 chromosome 1S, Xenopus_laevis_v10.1, whole genome shotgun sequence, one region contains:
- the naa35.S gene encoding N-alpha-acetyltransferase 35, NatC auxiliary subunit gives MVMKASMEDDDSGWQLSMQDKMGKSNTNWIDITQEFRDACSELKLGELLHDKLFGLFEAMSAIEMMDPKMDAGMIGNQVNRKVLNFEQAIKDGTIKIKDLSFPDLIGIMDTCFCCLITWLEGHSLAQTVFTCLYVHNPDLIEDPAMKAFALGILKICDIVREKVNKAAVFEEEDFQSMTYGFKMANSVTDLRVTGMLKDVEDDLQRRVKSTRSRQGEARNPDVELEHQQCLAVFSRVKFTRILLTVLIAFTKKETSAVVEASKLIGQAVDLLSAIHSSLSHGIQAKNDTTKGDHPIMMGFEPLVNQRLLPPTFPRYAKIIKKEEMVTYFSKLIDRIKTVCEVVNLTNLHSILDFFCEFSEQSPCVLSRSLLQATFLVDNKKVFGTHLMQDMVKDALRSFVSPPALSPKCCLYNNHQAKDYIDSFVTHCVRPFCNLIQIHGHNRARQRDKLGHILEDFATLQDEAEKVDAALHSMLLKQEPQRQHLACLGTWVLYHNLRIMIQYLLSGFELELYSMHEYYYIYWYLSEFLYAWLMSTLSRADSSQMAEERIMEEQQKGRSSKKTKKKKKVRPLGREITLSQAYQNMCAGMYKTMIAFDMDGKVIKPNFELDSEQVRYEHRFAPFNSVITPPPVHYLQFKEMSDLNKYSPPPQSSDLYMAASKHFQQARMILESVANQDQEVNEILKVAKNNIVVMKLLAGGHKKDSKVPPEFDFSAHKYFPAVKLV, from the exons ATGGTTATGAAAGCATCCATGGAAGATGATGACTCAGGATGGCAACTTTCCATGCAGGACAAAATGGGGAAGAGCAATACCAACTGGATAGACATAACACAGGAATTCAGAGATGCTTGTAGTG AACTGAAGCTGGGAGAGCTGCTTCATGACAAATT gttTGGTTTGTTTGAAGCAATGTCTGCAATTGAAATGATGGACCCAAAGATGGATGCTGGAATGATTGGAAATCAGGTCAACCGAAAAGTCCTTAACTTTGAACAAGCAATAAAG gatGGTACAATTAAAATTAAGGACTTGAGTTTTCCTGATCTAATAGGAATAATGGATACATGCTTCTGTTGCTTG ATAACCTGGTTAGAAGGTCATTCCTTGGCACAAACCGTTTTCACCTGCCTATATGTTCATAATCCAGACTTAATAGAAGACCCAGCAATGAAGGCTTTTGCTTTAGGCATCCTCAAAATCTGTGACATTGTTAGAGAAAAAGTCAACAAAGCTGCAGTCTTTGAAGAG GAGGATTTCCAGTCAAtgacatatggatttaagatGGCAAACAGTGTCACAGATCTTCGAGTAACAG GCATGTTAAAAGATGTAGAAGATGACCTTCAACGAAGAGTAAAG AGCACAAGGAGTCGCCAAGGAGAGGCAAGAAACCCTGACGTAGAGCTTGAA catCAACAGTGTTTGGCAGTATTTAGCAGAGTAAAGTTTACACGCATTCTCCTGACTGTATTAATTGCTTTCACAAAGAAGGAg ACAAGTGCAGTGGTTGAAGCATCAAAGCTTATTGGACAAGCAGTTGACCTTCTATCTGCCATTCACAGTTCTCTTTCACATGGTATTCAAGCCAAAAATGATACCACAAAGGGCG aCCATCCAATTATGATGGGTTTTGAGCCACTTGTTAACCAGCGGTTGCTTCCACCAACCTTTCCTCGatatgcaaaaataattaaaaaagaagaaatggtCACCTACTTTTCTAAACTTATAGATCGGATAAAAACAGTGTGTGAAGTTGTCAATTTAACAAACCTACATAGTATTTTG GATTTCTTCTGTGAATTCAGTGAACAATCGCCTTGTGTTCTCTCAAGATCCCTCTTACAG gctacATTTCTAGTGGATAACAAGAAGGTTTTTGGAACTCATCTGATGCAGGACATGGTGAAAGATGCACTGCGCTCTTTTGTCAGCCCTCCTGCTCTTTCTCCTAA atGTTGTCTATATAATAACCACCAGGCAAAAGACTACATTGATTCCTTTGTGACTCACTGTGTTAGG CCATTTTGCAACCTGATTCAGATCCATGGACACAACAGAGCACGGCAGAGGGACAAACTTGGACACATTCTCGAAGATTTTGCCACTTTACAAGATGAG GCAGAAAAGGTAGATGCAGCCCTTCACAGCATGCTACTCAAACAAGAACCACAGAGACAGCATTTGGCTTGCCTGGGGACCTGGGTTCTTTACCATAACCTGCGAATAATGATTCAGTATCTACTGAGCGGCTTTGAGTTGGAACTTTATAGCATGCATGAATATTACTACATATATTG GTACCTCTCTGAGTTCCTCTACGCCTGGCTTATGTCCACACTGAGTCGAGCAGACAGCTCCCAAATGGCTGAAGAGCGTATAATGGAGGAGCAACAAAAGGGACGCAgtagcaaaaaaacaaagaaaaaaaagaaag TTCGACCTCTGGGTAGAGAGATCACACTAAGTCAAGCGTATCAGAACATGTGTGCTGGAATGTACAAG ACTATGATTGCTTTCGACATGGATGGCAAAGTAATAAAGCCAAACTTTGAACTTGACAGTGAACAGGTTCGATATGAGCACAGGTTTGCACCATTCAACAGTGTGATCACACCACCGCCAGTGCATTACTTGCAGTTCAAG GAAATGTCAGATCTGAATAAGTACAGCCCCCCGCCTCAGTCTTCAGACCTGTACATGGCTGCTAGCAAACACTTCCAACAAGCAAGGATGATTCTGGAAAGCGTTGCCAACCAAGATCAGGAg GTCAATGAGATACTGAAGGTTGCTAAAAACAATATTGTCGTCATGAAATTGCTCGCTGGTGGTCACAAAAAAGACTCTAAG gTTCCACCAGAGTTTGACTTTTCTGCACACAAGTATTTCCCTGCTGTCAAATTGGTGTAA